The following coding sequences are from one Aliarcobacter skirrowii CCUG 10374 window:
- the hypF gene encoding carbamoyltransferase HypF yields the protein MINQKISIFGLVQGVGFRPFIYNLAIKYNIKGWIKNDENGVEIQAFAKKEDLIEFIKEIRLNPPTLAKIFDIKIENLEFKEYDKFEIEKSSNSNIKNKSALIYPDISICEDCIKDIFDKNSFRYNYALTNCTNCGPRYSIIKDIPYDRVNTSLKEFSLCKNCQDEFENPKNRRYHAQAISCEECGPTTFLYDKNQNLISKKIDAINQASNYIKDGKILAIKGISGFHIVCDATNSKAIEKIREFKKRASKPFAVMFKDIENLKDYGYFNKLEEKILNSKQKPILLLKKRENSDLSKQIAPNLEIIGSFLPNSALHYLLFKNLEKPILATSANLKDEPIVTKKEDIFFKLANLVDFVLDYNREIVNSCDDSIVQIVGKKVLKLRNSRGFAPNILQVEKKFSKKVLALGANQKATFTIAFENKIITTVYLGDLNSIASIENYKKTLKNFLHFYDFKPEIIVCDKHPNYETTKIALEFVKENKNLNLIQVQHHYAHILAVLAEKSLKKDVLAFCFDGTGYGDDGNIWGGEVFIANQKEYKRAYHLKYFKLLGGELAIKEPKRVALSLLFDNFCLEEIYSLPLEFLKIFEKNEIKNLHTIWQKSLNSPLSSSFGRVFDAVCSLANTLHIQEYEGQTGLYLENLYDANIKDAFSFDLIDNIIDISPMIKELVFEKDKKIIASKFINTLANIIFDISNLYKDLAIVLSGGVFQNRTLLKIVFEKLKDKEIYIGENYSVNDENISLGQAFFTLENI from the coding sequence ATGATAAATCAAAAAATATCTATTTTTGGACTTGTTCAAGGTGTTGGGTTTCGACCATTTATCTATAATCTAGCAATAAAATATAATATAAAAGGCTGGATTAAAAATGATGAAAATGGAGTTGAGATTCAAGCTTTTGCCAAAAAAGAAGATTTAATAGAGTTTATAAAAGAGATTAGATTAAATCCCCCAACTTTAGCCAAAATATTTGATATAAAGATTGAAAATTTAGAGTTTAAAGAGTATGATAAATTTGAAATTGAAAAAAGTTCAAATTCAAATATTAAAAATAAAAGTGCCCTTATTTATCCTGATATATCAATTTGCGAAGATTGTATAAAAGATATTTTTGATAAAAATAGTTTTAGATATAACTATGCTTTGACAAATTGTACAAATTGTGGACCAAGATACTCAATAATCAAAGATATTCCTTATGATAGAGTAAATACTTCTTTAAAAGAGTTTAGCTTATGTAAAAATTGTCAAGATGAGTTTGAAAATCCTAAAAATAGAAGATATCACGCACAAGCAATCTCTTGTGAAGAGTGTGGACCAACTACTTTTTTATATGATAAAAATCAAAATTTAATATCTAAAAAAATAGATGCTATAAATCAAGCATCAAACTATATAAAAGATGGAAAAATTTTAGCTATCAAAGGTATATCAGGTTTTCATATTGTTTGTGATGCTACAAACTCAAAAGCAATAGAAAAAATAAGAGAGTTTAAAAAAAGAGCCTCAAAACCTTTTGCTGTGATGTTTAAAGATATAGAAAATTTAAAAGATTATGGATATTTTAATAAGCTTGAAGAGAAGATTTTAAACTCAAAACAAAAACCAATACTCTTATTGAAAAAAAGAGAAAATAGTGATTTATCAAAGCAAATAGCTCCAAATTTAGAGATTATTGGCTCTTTTTTACCAAATAGTGCTTTGCACTATCTTCTATTTAAAAATTTAGAAAAACCAATCTTGGCAACAAGTGCAAATTTAAAAGATGAGCCAATAGTTACAAAAAAAGAGGATATATTTTTTAAACTTGCTAATTTAGTAGATTTTGTACTTGATTATAATAGAGAAATAGTAAATAGTTGTGATGACTCAATAGTTCAAATAGTAGGCAAAAAAGTTTTGAAACTTAGAAATAGTAGAGGTTTTGCTCCAAATATTTTGCAAGTAGAAAAAAAGTTTTCAAAAAAAGTTTTAGCTTTAGGTGCAAATCAAAAAGCAACTTTTACTATAGCTTTTGAAAATAAGATTATAACAACTGTTTATTTAGGAGATTTAAACTCAATAGCTTCAATAGAAAATTATAAAAAAACTCTTAAAAATTTTCTTCATTTTTATGATTTTAAACCTGAAATTATAGTTTGTGATAAACATCCAAATTATGAGACTACAAAAATTGCTTTAGAGTTTGTAAAAGAGAATAAAAATTTAAATTTAATTCAAGTTCAACATCATTATGCTCATATTTTAGCTGTTTTAGCAGAGAAATCTTTAAAAAAAGATGTTTTAGCATTCTGTTTTGATGGAACTGGATATGGTGATGATGGAAATATTTGGGGTGGAGAAGTTTTTATAGCAAATCAAAAGGAGTATAAAAGAGCTTATCACCTAAAATATTTTAAACTTTTAGGTGGAGAGTTAGCTATAAAAGAGCCTAAAAGAGTAGCTTTATCACTACTTTTTGATAACTTCTGCCTTGAAGAGATTTACTCTTTACCTTTGGAATTTTTAAAAATATTTGAAAAAAATGAGATAAAAAATTTACACACAATTTGGCAAAAATCTTTAAATTCACCCCTTTCAAGCTCTTTTGGAAGAGTTTTTGATGCCGTTTGTTCACTTGCTAATACTCTTCATATTCAAGAGTATGAAGGACAAACAGGTCTTTATTTAGAAAATTTATATGATGCAAATATAAAAGATGCTTTCTCTTTTGATTTGATTGACAATATTATAGATATTTCACCAATGATAAAAGAGCTTGTATTCGAAAAAGATAAAAAAATTATTGCTTCAAAATTTATAAATACTCTTGCAAATATAATTTTTGATATCTCAAATTTATACAAAGATTTAGCTATTGTTTTAAGTGGTGGAGTTTTTCAAAATAGAACTTTACTTAAAATTGTATTTGAAAAACTAAAAGACAAAGAGATTTATATAGGAGAAAATTATAGTGTAAATGATGAAAATATATCTTTGGGACAAGCTTTTTTCACTCTTGAAAATATATAG